The uncultured Ilyobacter sp. genome has a segment encoding these proteins:
- a CDS encoding replication initiator protein A: protein MAIEKNDMLDKFNITSSGSLMDDIKKVDIKMNEVPDIEIREVVIKETGNFLNLKENIINIPIEMIVFPFFTPQKQNKRVNFQYSFEDLGVTMYCTLVAKDSKDEVFQPSIFEEKIYTYLISMYEMKKEINDTDEYIEFEISDFIVNFLGNKMNRNYYSKVEQALKNLKNTEYQFVVSNHTKLGKYKFEDEEFKLLTYQKLKKGKKVYYRVTLNKNIRKKIKDKRYIKYNSKALLEILAKDPIAGRIYKYISKIRYEKAEDTINLRTLAAIVPLKTEQVTERSNKNGEVKTYVLSRMKQVLKRIEKAFKALKDLGYVERYQTLYKKDEDNYYIQYKFNPEKDGTCHVSSFVGAVHKKPKELLDWSTEPVENKKIKISKDDIIDAEIVETVKSKTVSRLKKSLKEDEKLTSDIYGDVSDELIEKILKAKRNIYVSRAWNKRVDNKILKIVHEDGEDLALEILNILYKRLNTEIKSTLVQYINGIIKNLRKDEMESVKKASRQNLTLFNQGSRDKPLTSKKKINKSRKKLKKPTITSVKDIIDTPESVNNIIREFDRYDDYQKLKIEEKALQICSEEEKIDVNFLLTLKSKSKTIYLNTIRKYIQTVLEDGKWRS from the coding sequence ATGGCTATTGAAAAAAATGATATGTTAGATAAATTTAATATTACCTCCAGCGGGTCTTTGATGGATGACATAAAAAAGGTCGATATCAAAATGAATGAAGTTCCTGATATAGAGATAAGAGAGGTTGTCATCAAAGAAACAGGTAACTTTTTGAATTTAAAGGAAAACATAATAAATATTCCGATCGAGATGATTGTTTTCCCATTTTTTACCCCTCAAAAGCAAAATAAAAGAGTTAATTTTCAGTATTCATTTGAGGATCTAGGGGTTACAATGTACTGCACCCTTGTTGCAAAAGACTCTAAGGATGAAGTGTTTCAACCATCTATTTTTGAAGAAAAAATATATACTTATCTCATATCAATGTATGAGATGAAAAAAGAGATAAATGATACAGATGAGTATATAGAGTTTGAAATATCAGATTTTATAGTGAATTTTTTGGGAAATAAAATGAACAGGAATTATTATTCTAAAGTTGAACAGGCTCTTAAGAATCTAAAAAATACAGAGTATCAGTTTGTTGTCTCAAATCATACAAAACTTGGAAAATATAAATTTGAAGATGAGGAATTTAAACTTTTAACCTATCAAAAGCTAAAAAAAGGAAAAAAGGTATATTATAGAGTGACACTAAATAAAAATATAAGAAAAAAAATCAAAGATAAAAGATATATAAAATATAATTCTAAGGCACTTTTAGAAATTTTGGCAAAAGATCCAATCGCAGGTAGAATATATAAGTATATAAGTAAGATAAGATATGAAAAGGCTGAAGATACAATCAATCTACGAACTCTAGCTGCCATAGTACCACTAAAAACAGAGCAAGTTACAGAAAGATCTAATAAAAATGGTGAAGTAAAGACATATGTGCTAAGCAGAATGAAACAGGTGTTAAAAAGAATAGAAAAAGCCTTTAAGGCTCTAAAAGATCTTGGATATGTTGAAAGATACCAAACCTTATATAAAAAAGATGAAGATAATTATTATATTCAGTATAAATTTAACCCTGAAAAAGATGGTACCTGTCATGTATCGAGCTTTGTAGGGGCGGTACATAAAAAACCTAAAGAACTTTTAGACTGGAGTACAGAACCTGTTGAAAATAAGAAAATTAAAATTTCTAAAGATGATATAATCGATGCAGAAATAGTGGAGACTGTAAAATCTAAAACTGTAAGCAGACTTAAAAAGTCACTGAAAGAAGATGAAAAATTGACTTCTGATATCTATGGAGATGTTTCAGACGAGCTTATTGAAAAAATATTGAAAGCAAAGAGGAATATCTATGTTTCTAGGGCTTGGAACAAGAGAGTCGATAATAAAATTTTGAAAATAGTACATGAAGATGGAGAAGATCTAGCTTTAGAAATACTCAATATTCTTTATAAAAGACTGAATACCGAGATAAAATCCACACTAGTTCAGTATATAAACGGAATAATAAAAAATCTTAGAAAAGATGAGATGGAAAGCGTAAAGAAAGCATCGAGACAAAACTTGACACTTTTTAATCAGGGAAGCAGAGACAAACCTCTCACAAGTAAAAAGAAGATCAATAAATCACGAAAAAAACTTAAAAAACCTACTATTACAAGTGTGAAGGATATAATCGATACCCCTGAATCAGTAAATAATATTATAAGAGAATTTGACAGATATGACGACTATCAAAAGCTAAAAATAGAGGAAAAGGCTCTTCAAATATGTTCTGAAGAGGAGAAAATAGATGTTAATTTTCTTTTGACTTTAAAGTCCAAATCTAAAACAATATATTTAAATACCATCAGAAAGTATATACAGACTGTTCTTGAAGATGGAAAATGGAGATCTTGA
- the recF gene encoding DNA replication and repair protein RecF (All proteins in this family for which functions are known are DNA-binding proteins that assist the filamentation of RecA onto DNA for the initiation of recombination or recombinational repair.), translated as MQISEINYVNFRNLKDNNLKFSSKFNLFLGKNGQGKTSILEAVYFSATGKSFRTPRQNEIINYGRERTGSFVIFEDSVSQKTLSVKLGKGKKEYSYNKKKVKYDDFHGKLNIVSFIPEDISLLTGAPGVRRSFFDYEISQANKEYYQDLKNYTKLLKFRNKYLKEKKHNDPMFNIYQTEFIKFGARIIKKRLDYVRNISILLNLNYRKLFDDKKELRLKYSCFLGELKKVEIDQIENLIQEKINQVFWQEKKYGFSMVGPQKDDFLFLLNDKEAKSYASQGEKKSIVFSIKLSEIDMIIKEKKESPIFIIDDISSYFDSLRKESIIKYFKKRDIQLFISSTTDLDMASKNFYIEKGDIYEEYDQCKRDNRGSRDQK; from the coding sequence TTGCAAATCTCAGAGATTAATTATGTTAATTTTAGAAATCTAAAAGACAATAATCTTAAATTTTCATCAAAGTTTAACCTTTTTTTAGGGAAGAACGGCCAGGGTAAAACCAGCATATTAGAGGCAGTTTATTTTTCTGCCACTGGAAAAAGTTTTAGAACTCCAAGACAAAATGAGATAATAAATTATGGCAGAGAGAGAACTGGTTCCTTTGTTATTTTTGAAGACTCTGTCTCTCAAAAGACCCTTTCTGTAAAGTTGGGAAAAGGCAAGAAGGAATATTCTTATAACAAAAAAAAAGTAAAGTATGATGATTTTCACGGAAAACTTAACATAGTATCTTTTATACCGGAGGATATATCCCTTCTAACTGGGGCTCCAGGTGTCAGGAGGTCTTTTTTTGATTATGAGATTTCCCAAGCAAATAAAGAGTACTATCAGGACCTGAAAAACTATACAAAACTGCTTAAATTCAGAAATAAGTATCTAAAGGAAAAAAAGCATAATGACCCTATGTTCAATATTTATCAAACTGAATTTATAAAGTTTGGGGCTAGAATAATAAAAAAAAGATTAGATTATGTGAGAAATATTTCTATACTTTTGAATCTTAATTACAGAAAATTATTTGATGACAAAAAAGAGCTGAGATTAAAATATTCCTGTTTTTTAGGGGAATTAAAAAAAGTTGAGATCGATCAGATAGAAAACCTGATCCAGGAAAAAATAAACCAGGTGTTCTGGCAGGAAAAAAAATACGGATTTTCCATGGTAGGACCCCAAAAGGATGATTTTCTTTTTTTATTAAATGACAAAGAAGCCAAATCCTATGCATCACAGGGAGAAAAAAAATCAATAGTTTTTTCAATAAAACTATCTGAGATAGATATGATAATAAAAGAGAAAAAGGAATCGCCTATTTTTATTATAGATGATATTTCATCTTATTTTGATTCTCTCAGAAAAGAGAGTATAATAAAATACTTCAAAAAAAGAGATATTCAGCTTTTTATAAGTTCTACAACAGACTTGGATATGGCTTCTAAAAACTTCTATATTGAAAAAGGGGATATTTATGAAGAATATGACCAGTGTAAAAGAGATAATAGAGGAAGCCGTGATCAAAAGTAA
- a CDS encoding metallophosphoesterase, with the protein MKILVVSDSHQHLEKLIDIFKKENPDIVISAGDNSGDAIDLSYVKEEADYYIVRGNCDYFDFKTDDIEEFNLAGKKIFLTHGHLYDVKSGYEKIKNEALKKQADIVIFGHTHIPYVDVGTPVLFNPGAAKDGKYGTIEILGDEIKFYHKKL; encoded by the coding sequence ATGAAAATTTTAGTTGTTTCTGATAGTCATCAGCATCTTGAAAAATTAATAGATATATTCAAGAAGGAAAATCCCGATATAGTTATTTCGGCAGGAGACAACAGCGGTGATGCCATAGATCTCTCATATGTAAAAGAGGAAGCAGATTACTATATCGTAAGGGGCAACTGCGACTATTTTGATTTTAAAACAGATGATATTGAAGAATTTAATCTAGCAGGAAAAAAGATATTTCTAACTCACGGCCATCTTTACGATGTAAAATCAGGATATGAAAAAATAAAAAATGAGGCTTTGAAAAAACAGGCGGATATTGTTATTTTTGGACATACACATATACCTTATGTGGACGTTGGAACTCCTGTGCTGTTTAATCCTGGTGCAGCTAAGGATGGGAAATATGGAACGATAGAGATATTAGGAGATGAAATTAAATTTTATCATAAAAAACTTTAA
- the pheS gene encoding phenylalanine--tRNA ligase subunit alpha → MRNRIESLKLSAEEAICKAASLKELDELRVGILGKKGELTEIMKGMRDLSKEERPVMGQLANEVRDSITEALEKKMIEVKEKEKEERISSENIDITLPGRKASSGRYHPITETMNMLKEIFIEMGFDVAEGPEIEKTEYNFDALNIPQDHPSRDLQDTFYMSDDVVLRTHTSPVQVRYMKDRKPPFRMVCPGKVYRSDYDVSHTPMFHQMEGLMVGENISFANLKAILTEFVKKVFGDTEVRFRPHFFPFTEPSAEMDVQCVICKGKGCRLCKESGWLEIMGCGMVDPEVLKAVGYNHEEVSGFAFGMGIERVTMLRHGIDDLRAFFENDIRFLKQFK, encoded by the coding sequence ATGAGGAACAGAATAGAATCGCTTAAACTTAGTGCAGAAGAAGCTATCTGCAAAGCAGCATCTTTGAAGGAGCTCGATGAACTAAGAGTGGGAATCCTTGGTAAAAAAGGTGAACTGACAGAGATAATGAAGGGTATGAGAGACCTTTCTAAAGAGGAAAGACCTGTAATGGGGCAACTGGCAAACGAGGTGAGGGACTCTATAACAGAGGCTCTAGAGAAAAAAATGATAGAGGTAAAAGAAAAGGAGAAGGAGGAAAGAATATCTTCTGAAAATATAGATATAACTCTTCCTGGGAGAAAAGCTTCTTCAGGAAGATACCACCCAATAACAGAAACTATGAACATGCTTAAAGAGATATTCATAGAGATGGGATTTGATGTGGCAGAGGGTCCTGAGATAGAGAAGACAGAGTATAATTTTGACGCACTGAATATCCCACAAGATCATCCTTCTAGAGATTTGCAGGATACATTTTACATGTCAGACGATGTGGTTCTGAGAACTCATACATCTCCTGTACAGGTGAGGTATATGAAAGACAGGAAACCTCCCTTTAGAATGGTTTGCCCTGGAAAAGTGTACAGAAGCGATTATGATGTTTCCCATACACCGATGTTTCACCAGATGGAAGGTTTAATGGTAGGGGAGAATATATCATTTGCCAATCTCAAGGCCATATTAACAGAATTCGTAAAAAAAGTTTTCGGAGACACCGAGGTTAGGTTTAGACCACACTTTTTTCCATTTACAGAGCCCAGTGCCGAGATGGATGTACAGTGTGTAATATGTAAGGGAAAAGGCTGCAGACTGTGTAAAGAGAGCGGATGGCTGGAAATAATGGGATGCGGAATGGTAGATCCTGAGGTATTGAAGGCAGTTGGATACAATCACGAAGAGGTCTCAGGTTTTGCATTTGGAATGGGAATAGAAAGAGTAACAATGCTAAGACACGGAATAGATGACCTGAGGGCATTTTTCGAAAATGATATAAGGTTCCTGAAGCAGTTTAAGTAA
- a CDS encoding DUF721 domain-containing protein encodes MKNMTSVKEIIEEAVIKSKKLKEAMIRAKWEEIVEGLFFKSSPLYIKEGVLYVTVESSVLLQHMYMNKNNYIKSINKILKGNYIGDIVFKVGKIPLEEYFKENVASETERPDEVEAALSPCEYKELQKSVENIENKQIGDRVFSLKVQSLKREKSLRKIGYKYCSECGILHKNPGYLCTICENKSHIKREETLLKLFRGNPYTTLKEAEKFIEGLSKEEYDKGKEKKLDKIYKRAEFAIKDRNIADARLDLIEYFKLETGEREIKRIKEKADNLIELIIEKLQRR; translated from the coding sequence ATGAAGAATATGACCAGTGTAAAAGAGATAATAGAGGAAGCCGTGATCAAAAGTAAAAAACTAAAAGAGGCCATGATCCGAGCCAAATGGGAAGAGATAGTAGAAGGCCTTTTTTTTAAGAGCTCGCCCCTCTATATAAAGGAGGGCGTTTTGTATGTAACAGTAGAGTCCTCTGTTTTGCTTCAGCATATGTATATGAATAAAAATAACTATATAAAAAGTATCAATAAAATATTAAAAGGAAACTATATCGGTGATATAGTTTTTAAGGTGGGAAAAATACCCTTAGAAGAGTATTTTAAGGAGAATGTAGCCAGCGAAACAGAAAGACCAGACGAAGTAGAGGCGGCCTTGTCCCCTTGTGAATACAAGGAACTACAAAAGAGTGTTGAAAATATAGAGAACAAACAGATAGGGGACAGGGTGTTCTCCTTGAAAGTACAGTCTCTTAAAAGAGAAAAATCCTTGAGGAAAATAGGCTACAAGTACTGCAGTGAGTGTGGGATATTACATAAAAATCCTGGGTATCTATGCACAATATGTGAAAATAAGAGTCATATCAAGAGAGAGGAAACTCTTTTGAAACTTTTCAGAGGAAATCCCTATACAACTTTGAAAGAAGCGGAAAAATTTATAGAGGGGCTCTCTAAAGAGGAATATGACAAAGGCAAGGAGAAGAAGCTCGACAAGATATATAAAAGGGCTGAATTTGCAATAAAGGATAGAAATATAGCGGATGCCCGTCTTGATCTGATAGAATATTTTAAACTAGAAACCGGAGAAAGAGAGATAAAAAGAATAAAAGAGAAAGCGGATAACCTTATTGAATTAATAATAGAAAAACTTCAGAGGAGGTAG
- the yaaA gene encoding S4 domain-containing protein YaaA, with protein sequence MKKVKITSEFIKLDQFLKWADVASSGVEAKYLVQDGEVMVNGKLEERRGRKLYPGDTVEVMDKKFIVE encoded by the coding sequence TTGAAAAAAGTTAAAATAACAAGTGAGTTTATAAAATTAGACCAGTTTTTGAAATGGGCTGACGTGGCATCTAGCGGAGTAGAGGCAAAATATCTGGTCCAAGATGGTGAAGTAATGGTAAACGGAAAATTAGAAGAAAGAAGAGGAAGAAAACTTTATCCTGGAGATACTGTAGAAGTTATGGATAAAAAGTTTATAGTTGAATAG
- the gyrB gene encoding DNA topoisomerase (ATP-hydrolyzing) subunit B produces MSNYQAENITVLEGLEAVRKRPGMYIGSTSARGLHHLVWEIVDNSVDESLAGYCNKIEIKVLKDNIIEVSDNGRGIPVGIHPKHGKSALEIVLTVLHAGGKFENSNYKVSGGLHGVGVSVVNALSEWTEVFVKRDGKIHTQRYNRGVPEFDVKVVGKTNETGTTVRFKADHEIFETLEYDFDVLKSRLKEMAYLNKGLEIVLIDERKEVIKEERLKFDGGIVDFIKEVEEGQATLIPEPIYMAGESEDIIVEIAILYTEKQRETIYSFVNNINTHEGGTHVSGFRMALTRIINEMAKSLGLLKERDGNFQGQDIREGVTAIISIKVPEPQFEGQTKTKLGNSEVTAVVSSIMGQFLKMHMEDHPSDARNIIERILMSRKAREAAKKARELVMRKSALEVGSLPGKLADCSSKKPEESEVFIVEGDSAGGSAKQGRDRHTQAILPLRGKIINVEKSGLHKALENNEVRSMVTAFGANIGDDLDLEKLRYHKIIIMTDADVDGAHIRTLILTFFYRYMVDLIHGGYIYIAQPPLFKVTAGRTIQYAYSDKQLKEITTVMDADNKRYALQRYKGLGEMNPDQLWETTMNHDTRTLLQVTIDDAREADILFDKLMGDKVEPRRNFIEEHSHFVKNLDI; encoded by the coding sequence ATGAGTAATTATCAAGCGGAAAATATTACGGTATTAGAGGGTTTAGAAGCCGTTAGAAAAAGACCGGGAATGTACATAGGTTCCACATCGGCTAGAGGTCTCCACCACTTAGTCTGGGAGATAGTAGACAACTCTGTGGATGAATCTTTGGCAGGTTACTGTAACAAGATAGAGATAAAAGTCCTGAAGGACAACATTATAGAGGTCAGCGATAACGGAAGAGGAATACCTGTGGGAATCCATCCGAAACATGGAAAATCAGCACTTGAGATAGTTCTCACTGTTCTTCATGCTGGAGGAAAGTTTGAAAACAGTAATTACAAGGTGTCTGGAGGTCTTCACGGAGTAGGTGTATCTGTAGTAAATGCCTTATCTGAATGGACTGAAGTTTTTGTAAAAAGAGATGGAAAAATACACACTCAAAGATATAACAGAGGTGTTCCTGAATTTGATGTAAAAGTGGTGGGAAAAACCAATGAAACAGGTACAACAGTGAGATTCAAAGCTGACCACGAGATTTTTGAAACTTTAGAATATGATTTTGATGTTTTAAAGTCTAGACTTAAAGAGATGGCTTATCTGAATAAAGGTTTAGAGATAGTACTTATAGATGAAAGAAAAGAAGTCATAAAGGAAGAAAGGTTAAAGTTTGACGGAGGAATAGTCGACTTTATAAAAGAGGTAGAGGAAGGTCAGGCAACATTAATTCCAGAACCTATATATATGGCTGGTGAAAGTGAAGATATAATAGTAGAGATAGCAATTCTCTATACAGAAAAGCAGAGGGAAACAATATACTCATTTGTAAATAATATAAATACCCATGAAGGGGGAACCCATGTAAGTGGATTTAGAATGGCCCTTACCAGGATAATAAACGAGATGGCCAAATCCCTAGGACTGCTCAAAGAAAGAGATGGAAATTTTCAGGGTCAGGACATAAGAGAAGGAGTTACGGCAATCATATCCATAAAGGTTCCTGAACCACAGTTTGAGGGTCAGACAAAGACTAAACTAGGAAATTCAGAAGTTACGGCAGTGGTGTCATCTATAATGGGACAGTTTCTAAAGATGCATATGGAAGATCATCCTTCTGATGCAAGAAACATAATAGAGAGAATACTAATGTCTAGAAAAGCCAGAGAGGCAGCTAAAAAAGCCAGAGAACTTGTAATGAGAAAATCTGCCCTTGAAGTTGGATCTCTTCCTGGAAAACTTGCTGACTGCTCTTCTAAAAAACCAGAAGAGAGTGAGGTATTTATAGTAGAGGGAGATTCTGCAGGAGGATCTGCAAAACAAGGTAGAGATAGACACACTCAGGCAATACTTCCTCTTAGAGGTAAGATAATAAATGTTGAGAAGTCAGGTCTTCATAAAGCCCTTGAAAACAACGAGGTAAGATCAATGGTAACAGCCTTTGGTGCCAACATAGGAGATGATCTTGATCTTGAAAAACTAAGATATCACAAGATAATAATAATGACTGATGCAGACGTAGATGGTGCTCACATAAGAACACTTATCCTTACCTTCTTTTACAGATATATGGTAGATTTGATTCATGGGGGATATATATATATAGCTCAGCCTCCTCTATTTAAGGTAACTGCAGGAAGAACAATACAGTACGCATATTCAGATAAGCAGCTAAAAGAGATAACAACTGTGATGGATGCCGATAATAAGAGATATGCCTTACAGAGATATAAGGGTCTTGGAGAAATGAATCCTGATCAACTCTGGGAGACAACTATGAATCATGATACGAGAACTCTTCTTCAGGTGACAATAGATGATGCAAGAGAAGCGGATATATTATTTGATAAACTGATGGGAGACAAAGTAGAACCTAGAAGAAACTTTATAGAAGAGCATTCTCACTTTGTAAAAAATCTGGACATATAA
- the gyrA gene encoding DNA gyrase subunit A, translating to MSNINVRYIEEEMKQSYLDYSMSVIVSRALPDVRDGLKPVHRRILFAMSEMGMTHDKPFKKSARIVGEVLGKYHPHGDSAVYNTMVRMAQDFNFRYQLIDGHGNFGSIDGDSAAAMRYTEARMAKITSELLVDIDKNTIDYRKNFDDSLDEPQVLPAKLPNLLLNGATGIAVGMATNIPPHNLGELLDGVLALIGNKEITSEELMEYVTGPDFPTGGIIDGTKGIYEAYTTGRGRVRVRGKVDIEELKNGKSNIIITEIPFQVNKARLIEKIAELVKEKKITGITDLRDESSAREGMRIVVELKKDEEPEIVLNKIYKYTELQNTFGIILLALVDNAPKVLNLKEILSHYVNHRFDVITRRTRYDLEKSENRAHILEGFRVALENIDRIIEMIRGSKDGNTAREHLIEKYSFSDIQARSILDMKLQRLTGLEREKVETEYTALMEHIKELKDILSNDQRVYDNIKEDCEELKEKYNDERRTQIEEERLEINIEDLIKDEKVIVTLTNKGYVKRMSLDKYKAQKRGGKGVSTQNTVEGDFLENMYTASNLDTLMIFTDTGKVYNLKVYEIPEFSKQSRGKLIANLINLQEDEKVRSIIKTREFSDTQDLLFVTKEGVVKKTVLSEFKNLNRSGLRAIKLKDGDDLIFVGLVESPNDQVFIATKNGYSIKFPHENVRNMGRATVGVRGINLRKDDDVVSAVIIKRDDTTILTVTENGYGKRTREDEYPLQSRSGKGVINLRCNEKTGVVVEVTSVTEEEELMAITSDGIVIRTPADTISLIGRATQGVRIMRVEEDEKLVSIVKVMKNIEEKILEEEEKSE from the coding sequence ATGTCTAATATAAATGTCAGATACATCGAAGAGGAGATGAAGCAGTCTTACCTGGATTATTCCATGAGTGTGATTGTAAGTCGTGCTCTTCCAGATGTAAGAGACGGTCTGAAACCGGTACACAGAAGAATACTATTTGCCATGAGTGAGATGGGTATGACTCATGACAAGCCCTTTAAAAAATCAGCTAGAATCGTCGGAGAAGTACTAGGTAAGTATCATCCTCATGGAGATTCTGCAGTATATAATACAATGGTAAGAATGGCTCAGGATTTCAACTTTAGATATCAGCTTATTGACGGCCATGGAAACTTTGGTTCCATAGATGGAGATTCAGCGGCAGCCATGAGATATACAGAAGCAAGAATGGCGAAAATAACTTCGGAACTACTCGTGGATATTGACAAAAACACCATAGATTACAGAAAAAACTTTGACGACTCACTAGATGAGCCCCAGGTTCTTCCTGCAAAACTTCCCAATCTTCTCCTAAACGGAGCAACAGGAATAGCTGTAGGAATGGCAACAAACATACCTCCTCACAATTTAGGTGAGCTTTTAGATGGGGTACTTGCCCTTATTGGAAACAAAGAGATAACCTCTGAAGAACTTATGGAATACGTGACGGGTCCCGATTTTCCAACAGGGGGGATAATTGACGGAACCAAGGGAATTTATGAGGCTTATACAACAGGAAGAGGAAGGGTGAGAGTCCGTGGAAAAGTAGATATAGAGGAACTTAAAAACGGAAAATCCAACATAATAATAACAGAGATACCTTTTCAGGTAAACAAGGCAAGACTCATAGAGAAGATTGCTGAACTTGTAAAAGAGAAAAAGATTACCGGAATAACAGACTTAAGAGACGAATCTTCTGCAAGAGAAGGGATGAGAATAGTAGTAGAATTAAAAAAGGATGAGGAGCCTGAAATTGTACTGAATAAAATTTACAAATATACAGAGCTTCAAAATACCTTTGGGATAATACTTCTTGCCCTTGTAGACAATGCACCTAAGGTACTAAATCTAAAAGAGATTTTAAGCCATTATGTGAACCATAGGTTTGACGTAATAACAAGAAGAACAAGATATGATCTGGAAAAATCTGAAAACAGAGCCCATATATTAGAGGGATTTAGAGTGGCCCTTGAAAACATAGACAGAATAATAGAGATGATAAGAGGTTCTAAAGATGGTAATACAGCAAGAGAACACCTAATAGAAAAATACAGCTTCTCAGATATCCAGGCTAGGTCCATCCTAGATATGAAACTTCAGAGACTGACTGGTCTTGAAAGAGAAAAGGTAGAAACCGAATACACAGCCCTTATGGAACATATAAAGGAGCTCAAGGATATTCTTTCAAATGATCAAAGAGTATATGACAACATCAAAGAAGATTGCGAAGAATTAAAAGAGAAATACAATGATGAAAGAAGAACTCAGATAGAGGAAGAGAGATTAGAGATAAACATAGAAGACCTCATTAAAGATGAAAAAGTAATAGTAACCCTTACAAATAAAGGTTATGTAAAAAGAATGAGTCTAGATAAGTATAAAGCTCAAAAGAGAGGCGGAAAAGGTGTATCTACCCAAAATACCGTTGAGGGTGATTTCTTAGAAAATATGTATACCGCTTCAAATTTAGATACATTAATGATATTTACAGATACTGGAAAAGTATACAACCTCAAGGTATATGAGATACCTGAGTTCTCAAAACAGTCTAGAGGAAAACTCATAGCCAACCTCATCAATCTTCAAGAGGATGAAAAGGTAAGATCAATAATAAAAACAAGAGAGTTTAGCGACACTCAGGACCTTTTATTTGTTACAAAAGAAGGGGTTGTAAAAAAGACTGTTTTAAGTGAGTTTAAAAATCTAAACAGATCTGGACTGAGGGCAATAAAACTTAAGGACGGAGATGACCTTATATTTGTAGGACTTGTAGAGTCTCCAAACGACCAGGTATTCATAGCAACAAAGAATGGTTACTCCATAAAGTTCCCTCATGAAAATGTAAGAAACATGGGAAGAGCTACTGTAGGAGTAAGGGGAATCAATTTGAGAAAGGATGACGATGTGGTCTCTGCTGTGATAATCAAAAGAGATGATACCACAATTCTTACTGTAACAGAAAATGGTTATGGAAAGAGGACTAGAGAGGACGAGTACCCTCTTCAGTCAAGGTCAGGAAAAGGTGTAATCAACCTAAGATGCAACGAAAAAACAGGAGTTGTGGTAGAGGTGACATCTGTAACTGAGGAAGAGGAGCTTATGGCCATCACTTCTGACGGAATAGTAATAAGAACTCCTGCAGATACAATCTCTCTCATAGGAAGAGCCACACAGGGGGTAAGAATAATGAGAGTAGAGGAAGATGAAAAATTAGTAAGCATAGTAAAAGTAATGAAAAATATAGAGGAAAAGATTTTAGAGGAAGAGGAAAAGTCTGAATAA